Proteins from a genomic interval of Benincasa hispida cultivar B227 chromosome 7, ASM972705v1, whole genome shotgun sequence:
- the LOC120081883 gene encoding protein WVD2-like 7 isoform X1: protein MAGDIEQPFTFNFQVESAISDSISFGRFEKESLSWERRSSFSHNRYLEEVEKFSKPGSVNEKKAYFEAHFKKKGGLLGQNSAESHTIENDVSEQVNQEADVEIISMENHDGHFDDSSVSSQDHGDHLVTKFEDMPKHGMSAPNPKFEISFSSVNAQINKQDDTGENKFSTFVSDEPEVELKQDANSHGMSENMQSEAMEAVPKTELTKKAGNNCSGSQQTLTPKMISRRETKASFRSQANISQSRRNVSGDVLKSNKSKGEPSHTTYTEAHPSKTVISRANAVRQTPKPKLEDSKVLKGRTVLESRRYSGEKVRTSGISHSSPSKLESRSYLKTATRPSRTVNSAMEDTGKSASASNRSTGLSERRKQGKADSEMKKLQKNVDIRSKPIPSSYGAVRPELDGKKAVLSGSKIRNTLRKSTAAASSSHSQLGKDTVSSASEASYTSKNMSYHAAVHGEASGNSSSSSANQECLQEAVSEIENKRRKDQAKEKEPNVQKSRISENHKTMSKQGIEGRQKVGVRRSMNLVGRSRDIKGVAGSGMGRFAVGVTS, encoded by the exons ATGGCTGGAGATATCGAACAGCCGTTTACCTTTAATTTTCAG GTAGAGTCTGCAATCTCAGACTCCATATCATTTGGaaggtttgagaaagaatctTTATCTTGGGAAAGGAGGTCATCATTCTCTCATAATCGTTATCTTGAAGAGGTAGAGAAATTCTCCAAACCGGGTTCAGTCAATGAGAAAAAGGCTTACTTTGAGGCTCATTTCAAGAAAAAGGGTGGATTGCTTGGTCAGAATTCGGCCGAGTCCCATACTattgagaatgatgtatcagAGCAAGTGAATCAAGAGGCAGACGTTGAGATTATAAGCATGGAAAATCATGATGGCCATTTTGATGATAGCTCTGTCAGTTCACAAGACCATGGGGACCATTTAGTgacaaaatttgaagatatGCCCAAACATGGAATGTCAGCTCCTAATcctaaatttgaaatttctttcagCAGTGTTAACGCTCAAATAAACAAACAAGATGACACTGGGGAGAACAAGTTCTCTACTTTTGTTAGTGATGAACCAGAGGTTGAATTAAAGCAAGATGCCAACAGTCATGGAATGAGTGAGAATATGCAATCTGAAGCCATGGAGGCAGTCCCAAAAACTGAACTAACGAAAAAAGCTGGCAATAACTGCTCAGGAAGTCAGCAAACTCTCACTCCCAAG ATGATATCTAGAAGGGAAACAAAGGCCTCCTTCAGATCTCAGGCTAATATTTCTCAGAGTCGAAGAAATGTTTCGGGTGATGTTCTCAAATCCAATAAAAGCAAAGGTGAGCCTTCACATACAACTTACACAGAAGCTCATCCATCAAAAACTGTCATTTCTCGTGCAAATGCTGTCCGTCAAACGCCCAAACCTAAACTTGAG gATTCTAAAGTTCTCAAGGGAAGAACTGTTCTCGAGAGTAGAAG ATATAGTGGTGAGAAGGTACGAACTTCTGGAATATCACATTCTTCTCCATCAAAGCTTGAATCTAGATCATATTTGAAGACAGCGACCAG GCCAAGTCGTACTGTCAACTCAGCCATGGAAGATACAGGGAAAAGCGCTTCAGCTTCAAATAGAAGCACGGGCTTGTCAGAACGGAGAAAACAG GGCAAGGCAGACTCTGAAATGAAGAAATTACAGAAAAACGTTGACATCAGATCAAAACCAATACCGTCTTCTTATGGTGCAGTTCGACCAGAATTAGATGGGAAGAAG GCTGTGTTAAGTGGTTCTAAAATAAGAAACACTTTAAGGAAGTCCACAGCTGCGGCGTCGTCCTCGCATTCACAGTTAGGAAAAGACACTGTTTCCTCTGCAAGTGAAGCATCATATACTTCAAAAAACATGAGCTACCACGCAGCTGTGCATGGTGAAGCAAGCGGTAATTCTTCGAGTTCATCAGCCAACCAAGAGTGTCTCCAAGAAGCTGTATCAGAAATCGAAAACAAGAGAAGGAAAGACCAAGCAAAGGAGAAAGAACCCAATGTGCAGAAATCCCGAATTTCGGAGAATCATAAGACGATGTCTAAACAAGGCATCGAGGGGAGGCAGAAAGTCGGGGTGCGGAGGAGCATGAATTTGGTGGGGAGATCAAGGGACATTAAGGGTGTTGCTGGCTCCGGAATGGGACGATTTGCTGTTGGTGTTACGTCGTGA
- the LOC120081883 gene encoding protein WVD2-like 7 isoform X2, giving the protein MAGDIEQPFTFNFQVESAISDSISFGRFEKESLSWERRSSFSHNRYLEEVEKFSKPGSVNEKKAYFEAHFKKKGGLLGQNSAESHTIENDVSEQVNQEADVEIISMENHDGHFDDSSVSSQDHGDHLVTKFEDMPKHGMSAPNPKFEISFSSVNAQINKQDDTGENKFSTFVSDEPEVELKQDANSHGMSENMQSEAMEAVPKTELTKKAGNNCSGSQQTLTPKMISRRETKASFRSQANISQSRRNVSGDVLKSNKSKGEPSHTTYTEAHPSKTVISRANAVRQTPKPKLEDSKVLKGRTVLESRSGEKVRTSGISHSSPSKLESRSYLKTATRPSRTVNSAMEDTGKSASASNRSTGLSERRKQGKADSEMKKLQKNVDIRSKPIPSSYGAVRPELDGKKAVLSGSKIRNTLRKSTAAASSSHSQLGKDTVSSASEASYTSKNMSYHAAVHGEASGNSSSSSANQECLQEAVSEIENKRRKDQAKEKEPNVQKSRISENHKTMSKQGIEGRQKVGVRRSMNLVGRSRDIKGVAGSGMGRFAVGVTS; this is encoded by the exons ATGGCTGGAGATATCGAACAGCCGTTTACCTTTAATTTTCAG GTAGAGTCTGCAATCTCAGACTCCATATCATTTGGaaggtttgagaaagaatctTTATCTTGGGAAAGGAGGTCATCATTCTCTCATAATCGTTATCTTGAAGAGGTAGAGAAATTCTCCAAACCGGGTTCAGTCAATGAGAAAAAGGCTTACTTTGAGGCTCATTTCAAGAAAAAGGGTGGATTGCTTGGTCAGAATTCGGCCGAGTCCCATACTattgagaatgatgtatcagAGCAAGTGAATCAAGAGGCAGACGTTGAGATTATAAGCATGGAAAATCATGATGGCCATTTTGATGATAGCTCTGTCAGTTCACAAGACCATGGGGACCATTTAGTgacaaaatttgaagatatGCCCAAACATGGAATGTCAGCTCCTAATcctaaatttgaaatttctttcagCAGTGTTAACGCTCAAATAAACAAACAAGATGACACTGGGGAGAACAAGTTCTCTACTTTTGTTAGTGATGAACCAGAGGTTGAATTAAAGCAAGATGCCAACAGTCATGGAATGAGTGAGAATATGCAATCTGAAGCCATGGAGGCAGTCCCAAAAACTGAACTAACGAAAAAAGCTGGCAATAACTGCTCAGGAAGTCAGCAAACTCTCACTCCCAAG ATGATATCTAGAAGGGAAACAAAGGCCTCCTTCAGATCTCAGGCTAATATTTCTCAGAGTCGAAGAAATGTTTCGGGTGATGTTCTCAAATCCAATAAAAGCAAAGGTGAGCCTTCACATACAACTTACACAGAAGCTCATCCATCAAAAACTGTCATTTCTCGTGCAAATGCTGTCCGTCAAACGCCCAAACCTAAACTTGAG gATTCTAAAGTTCTCAAGGGAAGAACTGTTCTCGAGAGTAGAAG TGGTGAGAAGGTACGAACTTCTGGAATATCACATTCTTCTCCATCAAAGCTTGAATCTAGATCATATTTGAAGACAGCGACCAG GCCAAGTCGTACTGTCAACTCAGCCATGGAAGATACAGGGAAAAGCGCTTCAGCTTCAAATAGAAGCACGGGCTTGTCAGAACGGAGAAAACAG GGCAAGGCAGACTCTGAAATGAAGAAATTACAGAAAAACGTTGACATCAGATCAAAACCAATACCGTCTTCTTATGGTGCAGTTCGACCAGAATTAGATGGGAAGAAG GCTGTGTTAAGTGGTTCTAAAATAAGAAACACTTTAAGGAAGTCCACAGCTGCGGCGTCGTCCTCGCATTCACAGTTAGGAAAAGACACTGTTTCCTCTGCAAGTGAAGCATCATATACTTCAAAAAACATGAGCTACCACGCAGCTGTGCATGGTGAAGCAAGCGGTAATTCTTCGAGTTCATCAGCCAACCAAGAGTGTCTCCAAGAAGCTGTATCAGAAATCGAAAACAAGAGAAGGAAAGACCAAGCAAAGGAGAAAGAACCCAATGTGCAGAAATCCCGAATTTCGGAGAATCATAAGACGATGTCTAAACAAGGCATCGAGGGGAGGCAGAAAGTCGGGGTGCGGAGGAGCATGAATTTGGTGGGGAGATCAAGGGACATTAAGGGTGTTGCTGGCTCCGGAATGGGACGATTTGCTGTTGGTGTTACGTCGTGA